The nucleotide sequence GGCCGCGCGGTCGGGGGTCACGGTGCGTACGGTCCGCTTCTACGGCACCCGGGGGCTGCTGCCGCCGCCGGCGATCGGTCCCCGCCGGGTCGGTCACTACGGGCGGGATCACCTGGAGCGGCTCGCGCTGATCGAGGAACTGCGGCGGCAGGGCATGACCCTCGCCGCCATCGAACGGTATCTGCGACAGCTGCCGCCGGGCCTCACCCCGCGCGACCTCGCGCTGCAGCGTGCGGTGGTGGCGTCCTGGGCGCCGGACGCGGTGGAGACGGTCACGCGGGAGGAGTTCGACCGGCTGGCGGGGCGGCCCCTCGGCGAGGCGGAGGTGGAACGGCTCGTCGCCATGGGCGTCATCGAGCGGGACGGCGAAGGTCTTCGGGTGGATCCCGGGCTGCTGCGGCTCGGGGTGGAACTGCTCGACGTACCCCTGTCCGAGGAGTCGATCCTCGCCGCGCGGAACGTGCTGATCGAGCACTCGCGCGCGGCGGCCCAGGAGCTGTCACGGCTCTTCCGCGACGCGGTGGCGCAACGCGATCCGCAGGCCGTGAAGTCCTTGTCGGCCCATATGCAACCACTGGTCGTACAGGCGCTGTTGACGACCTTTCAGCGGTCGTTGACGGCGGAGCTGAGGGAGTGGCCGGCGGAGTCCTGAGCGGTGCGACGCGTGGGCCTTCGGCGTACGTCTTCTTCGCCCCCGCCGCCCCTACCCGTCCCATCCTCAAGGGGCAGCGCCCCTTGAGGATGGGACGGGTAGGGGCGGCGGGGGCGAGCGAAGCCCTCGACTCGCC is from Streptomyces sp. NBC_01314 and encodes:
- a CDS encoding MerR family transcriptional regulator, translating into MTTDTGENTGTGSGEGAGEIVLTVDELAARSGVTVRTVRFYGTRGLLPPPAIGPRRVGHYGRDHLERLALIEELRRQGMTLAAIERYLRQLPPGLTPRDLALQRAVVASWAPDAVETVTREEFDRLAGRPLGEAEVERLVAMGVIERDGEGLRVDPGLLRLGVELLDVPLSEESILAARNVLIEHSRAAAQELSRLFRDAVAQRDPQAVKSLSAHMQPLVVQALLTTFQRSLTAELREWPAES